A part of Streptomyces sp. DSM 40750 genomic DNA contains:
- a CDS encoding STM4013/SEN3800 family hydrolase, giving the protein MNEVVGRDDLLLLTLDTLRYDVAVRLTAEGRLPNLAARLPGGTWEKRHAPGSFTYASHQAMFAGFLPTPAAPGPHPRLFAGRFAGSETTAGRTFVFDSPDLVSALAEHGYRTVCIGGVGFFNKQGALGSVLPGLFQESHWEPGFSVASPTSFESQVARAERVVAGLPAERRLFLFLNASALHQPNWFHLPGATREAGDSLVTHAAALEYIDRHIGRLFAAMSSRRRCFAVVCSDHGTTYGEDGYTGHRLGHEAVWTVPYSHFFLEPSV; this is encoded by the coding sequence ATGAACGAGGTGGTGGGCCGCGACGATCTGCTGCTGCTCACGCTCGACACCCTGCGGTACGACGTGGCCGTGCGGCTCACGGCGGAGGGCCGGCTGCCGAATCTCGCCGCCCGCCTTCCGGGTGGTACCTGGGAGAAGCGGCACGCGCCCGGCAGCTTCACCTACGCCTCGCACCAGGCGATGTTCGCGGGTTTCCTGCCGACCCCGGCGGCCCCCGGGCCGCACCCGCGGCTCTTCGCGGGCCGGTTCGCCGGCAGTGAGACGACCGCGGGGCGGACCTTCGTCTTCGACAGCCCCGACCTGGTGTCGGCGCTCGCCGAACACGGCTATCGCACGGTGTGCATCGGCGGTGTCGGGTTCTTCAACAAGCAGGGGGCGCTCGGCAGCGTCCTGCCGGGCCTGTTCCAGGAGAGCCACTGGGAGCCGGGGTTCTCCGTGGCGTCGCCGACGTCCTTCGAGTCCCAGGTGGCCCGCGCCGAGCGGGTCGTGGCCGGACTGCCCGCCGAGCGGCGGCTGTTCCTCTTCCTCAACGCCTCGGCGCTGCACCAGCCCAACTGGTTCCATCTGCCGGGCGCCACCCGCGAGGCCGGCGACAGCCTGGTCACGCACGCGGCGGCCCTGGAGTACATCGACCGGCACATCGGACGGCTCTTCGCGGCGATGAGCTCGCGGCGCCGCTGCTTCGCCGTCGTCTGCTCCGACCACGGGACCACGTACGGCGAGGACGGATACACCGGACACCGGCTCGGCCACGAGGCCGTGTGGACCGTCCCCTACAGCCACTTCTTCCTGGAGCCGTCCGTATGA
- a CDS encoding STM4011 family radical SAM protein gives MDLTILYRGPLASCDYDCPYCPFAKRRDSTDRLRADRAALDRFTTWARAQTGDRLSVLFTPWGEGLVRSWYRRALVDLSHEPHIDRVAIQTNLSCRTEWLAEADPDTVALWCTYHPGQTPYERFLDKTRRLAGTGIRFSVGIVGLPEHLEHARRLRGELPGQVYLWVNAAEGHTYTDEEASLWGELDPLFHFSRHPHRSAGSACRTGSTVVSVDGEGTVRRCHFVKAELGNLYDGSFRAALAPRPCPLAVCDCHIGYVHLETLPLYDVFAGGVLERVPTEEARRGLPRPVRIGRSL, from the coding sequence ATGGACCTGACCATCCTCTATCGCGGCCCCCTCGCCTCCTGCGACTACGACTGCCCCTACTGCCCGTTCGCCAAGCGCCGCGACTCCACGGACCGGCTGCGGGCCGACCGCGCGGCCCTGGACCGTTTCACCACCTGGGCGCGGGCGCAGACCGGCGACCGGCTGTCGGTGCTCTTCACACCGTGGGGCGAGGGGCTGGTGCGCTCCTGGTACCGGCGTGCGCTCGTCGACCTCTCCCACGAGCCGCACATCGACCGGGTGGCGATCCAGACGAACCTCAGCTGCCGCACGGAGTGGCTTGCGGAGGCCGACCCGGACACGGTGGCCCTGTGGTGCACCTACCACCCCGGGCAGACCCCCTACGAGCGGTTCCTGGACAAGACCCGCCGACTGGCCGGGACGGGGATCCGCTTCAGCGTGGGGATCGTCGGTCTTCCCGAACATCTGGAACACGCCCGCCGGCTGCGCGGGGAGCTGCCGGGGCAGGTGTATCTGTGGGTGAACGCCGCCGAGGGGCACACGTACACGGACGAAGAGGCGTCGCTGTGGGGCGAGTTGGACCCCTTGTTCCACTTCAGCCGCCATCCGCACCGCTCGGCGGGGAGCGCGTGCCGTACGGGCTCGACCGTCGTGTCCGTGGACGGCGAGGGAACGGTACGGCGCTGCCACTTCGTCAAGGCCGAACTCGGCAACCTCTACGACGGTTCCTTCCGCGCGGCGCTCGCACCCCGCCCGTGCCCCCTGGCCGTCTGCGACTGCCACATCGGGTACGTCCACCTCGAAACGCTCCCCCTGTACGACGTCTTCGCGGGCGGCGTCCTGGAACGCGTACCGACGGAGGAGGCCCGACGCGGACTGCCACGGCCGGTGCGCATCGGGCGTAGTTTGTGA
- a CDS encoding L-threonylcarbamoyladenylate synthase: protein MAKYYDVHPDNPQPRAIGQVADSIRQGGLIAYPTDSCFALGCQLGSRDGIERIRSIRQLDDRHHFTLVCENFAQLGQFVHVDNDVFRAVKASTPGSYTFILPATREVPRKLLHPKKRTVGVRIPDHRVAQALLTELGEPLVSSTLLLPDEEEPLTQGWEIKERLDYLVDAVVDSGDCGTEPTTVIDFSSGEAEIIRKGAGDTSRFE, encoded by the coding sequence ATGGCCAAGTACTACGACGTGCACCCCGACAACCCCCAGCCGCGTGCCATCGGGCAGGTGGCCGACAGCATTCGTCAGGGTGGGCTCATCGCGTATCCCACGGACTCCTGCTTCGCGCTGGGGTGCCAGCTGGGCAGTCGTGACGGCATCGAGCGGATCCGTTCGATCCGGCAGCTCGACGACCGTCACCACTTCACCCTGGTGTGCGAGAACTTCGCGCAGCTGGGCCAGTTCGTGCACGTCGACAACGACGTGTTCCGCGCCGTGAAGGCGTCGACGCCGGGCAGTTACACCTTCATCCTCCCCGCGACCAGGGAGGTGCCCCGCAAGCTCCTCCACCCCAAGAAGCGAACCGTCGGCGTGCGCATCCCCGACCATCGCGTGGCCCAGGCGCTGCTCACGGAACTCGGCGAACCGCTTGTCTCCAGCACGCTGCTGCTGCCCGACGAGGAGGAGCCGCTGACGCAGGGCTGGGAGATCAAGGAGCGCCTGGACTACCTGGTCGACGCGGTGGTGGACTCCGGGGACTGCGGCACGGAACCGACGACCGTCATCGACTTCTCCAGTGGCGAGGCCGAGATCATCCGCAAGGGAGCGGGCGACACCTCACGGTTCGAATGA
- a CDS encoding STM4012 family radical SAM protein, with amino-acid sequence MTLTAATAVATAHPPTRPYQHYVYAYPHKTAYRKLPDNPLLADLWAAESRQALSLYAHIPFCEVRCGFCNLFTRIGAPDGLAGRYLDALERQAIAVREALGDAAPVRFANAAFGGGTPTYLEAAELERLCDIAERHMGADLRAIPLSVEASPATATADRLAVLAERGTTRLSLGVQSFVEEEARAAVRPQRRSDVEAALSRIRDTGVPVLNIDLIYGIDGQTAASWRLSLDAALAWRPEEIYLYPLYVRPLTGLGRNADPTIADRDWDETRLRRYREGRDHLLAHGYEQVSMRMFRRADAPPQGPDDHACQTDGMIGLGCGARSYTSKLHYSFDYAVAMREIRGIIDDYTATEDFSRAVHGREVDEDEARRRHLLQSLLQARGLPVAEYRRRFGSDPYADFPGELERLASRGWLAEAGAGLLKLSAEGLAHSDAIGPDFFSPAVKAAMAEYELK; translated from the coding sequence ATGACCCTCACAGCCGCCACCGCTGTCGCCACCGCTCACCCACCGACGCGGCCGTACCAGCACTACGTGTACGCCTACCCGCACAAGACGGCCTACCGGAAGCTGCCGGACAACCCGCTCCTCGCCGACCTGTGGGCCGCGGAGTCCAGGCAGGCCCTGTCGCTGTACGCGCACATACCGTTCTGCGAGGTCCGCTGCGGTTTCTGCAACCTCTTCACCCGGATCGGCGCGCCGGACGGGCTGGCCGGCCGCTATCTCGACGCCCTCGAACGGCAGGCGATCGCGGTGCGGGAGGCGCTCGGGGACGCGGCGCCGGTGCGGTTCGCGAACGCCGCGTTCGGCGGTGGCACGCCCACCTATCTGGAGGCCGCCGAGCTGGAGCGGCTGTGCGACATCGCCGAGCGGCACATGGGCGCGGACCTGCGGGCGATCCCGCTGTCGGTCGAGGCCTCCCCCGCCACGGCGACGGCCGACCGGCTGGCCGTCCTGGCCGAGCGGGGCACCACACGGCTGAGCCTCGGCGTGCAGAGTTTCGTGGAGGAGGAGGCGCGTGCGGCCGTACGACCGCAGCGGCGCTCCGACGTGGAGGCGGCGCTGTCGCGCATCCGCGACACCGGCGTTCCGGTCCTCAACATCGATCTGATCTACGGCATCGACGGGCAGACGGCGGCCAGTTGGCGGCTGTCCCTGGACGCCGCCCTCGCCTGGCGGCCCGAGGAGATCTACCTCTATCCGCTGTACGTAAGGCCGTTGACGGGCCTGGGCCGCAACGCCGATCCGACGATCGCGGACCGTGACTGGGACGAGACGCGGCTGCGCCGCTACCGCGAGGGCCGCGACCATCTGCTCGCGCACGGCTACGAGCAGGTCTCCATGCGGATGTTCCGCCGCGCGGACGCGCCCCCACAGGGCCCGGACGACCACGCCTGCCAGACGGACGGCATGATCGGCCTGGGCTGCGGGGCCCGTTCGTACACCTCGAAGCTGCACTACTCCTTCGACTACGCGGTCGCCATGCGGGAGATCCGCGGCATCATCGACGACTACACCGCCACCGAGGACTTCAGCCGGGCCGTGCACGGCCGTGAGGTCGACGAGGACGAGGCGCGGCGTCGCCATCTGCTGCAGTCGCTGCTCCAGGCGCGGGGGTTGCCGGTGGCGGAGTACCGGCGCCGGTTCGGGTCCGACCCGTACGCGGACTTCCCGGGGGAGCTGGAGCGGCTGGCCTCGCGCGGCTGGCTGGCGGAGGCGGGCGCCGGGCTGCTGAAGCTCTCCGCCGAGGGACTGGCCCACTCGGACGCCATCGGTCCCGACTTCTTCTCCCCCGCCGTAAAAGCGGCGATGGCCGAGTACGAGCTGAAGTGA
- a CDS encoding FAD-dependent oxidoreductase: MPRPLRVAIVGAGPAGIYAADALLKSDVATEPGVSIDLYERMPAPFGLIRYGVAPDHPRIKGIITALHQVLDKPQIRLFGNVDYPTDINLDDLRAFYDAVIFSTGATADRALDIPGIGLDGSYGAADFVSWYDGHPDVPRTWPLEAEKVAVLGVGNVALDVARILAKTADELLPTEIPANVHDGLKANKALEIHVFGRRGPAQAKFSPMELRELDHSPNIEVIVDPEDIDYDDGSIATRRGNKQADMVAKTLENWAIRDIGDRPHKLFLHFFESPTEILGEDGKVVGLRTERTALDGTGNVKGTGEFKDWDVTGIYRAVGYLSDKLPKLPWDVESGTVPDEGGRVIEETGAHLQSTYVTGWIRRGPVGLIGHTKGDANETVANLLDDFSNGRLHEPSAPAPEAVDAFLAERNVRFTTWEGWYKLDAAEKALGEPQGRERVKIVEREDMLRASEA, translated from the coding sequence ATGCCCCGCCCTCTGCGGGTAGCCATTGTCGGAGCCGGACCCGCCGGGATCTACGCCGCCGACGCGCTGCTGAAGTCCGACGTGGCCACCGAGCCCGGTGTGTCCATCGACCTCTACGAGCGGATGCCCGCCCCGTTCGGACTGATCCGTTACGGCGTGGCCCCCGACCACCCCCGCATCAAGGGCATCATCACCGCCCTCCACCAGGTGCTCGACAAGCCGCAGATCCGTCTCTTCGGCAACGTCGACTACCCGACGGACATCAACCTGGACGATCTGCGCGCGTTCTACGACGCCGTGATCTTCTCCACGGGCGCGACGGCCGACCGTGCGCTCGACATCCCCGGCATCGGCCTCGACGGCTCGTACGGCGCGGCCGACTTCGTCTCCTGGTACGACGGTCACCCGGACGTCCCGCGCACCTGGCCCCTGGAGGCCGAGAAGGTCGCCGTCCTCGGTGTCGGCAACGTCGCGCTCGACGTGGCCCGCATCCTCGCCAAGACGGCCGACGAACTGCTGCCGACCGAGATCCCCGCGAACGTCCACGACGGTCTGAAGGCCAACAAGGCGCTGGAGATCCACGTCTTCGGCCGCCGCGGCCCTGCGCAGGCGAAGTTCTCCCCGATGGAGCTGCGGGAGCTGGACCACTCCCCCAACATCGAGGTCATCGTCGACCCCGAGGACATCGACTACGACGACGGCTCCATCGCGACCCGGCGCGGCAACAAGCAGGCCGACATGGTCGCCAAGACCCTGGAGAACTGGGCGATCCGCGACATCGGCGACCGCCCGCACAAGCTCTTCCTGCACTTCTTCGAGTCGCCCACCGAGATCCTCGGCGAGGACGGCAAGGTCGTCGGCCTGCGCACCGAGCGCACCGCACTCGACGGCACGGGCAACGTCAAGGGCACCGGCGAGTTCAAGGACTGGGACGTCACCGGGATCTACCGCGCGGTCGGCTACCTCTCCGACAAGCTGCCCAAGCTGCCCTGGGACGTCGAGTCGGGCACCGTCCCGGACGAGGGCGGCCGGGTCATCGAGGAGACCGGCGCGCACCTGCAGTCGACGTACGTCACCGGCTGGATCCGGCGTGGTCCGGTGGGCCTCATCGGGCACACCAAGGGCGACGCCAACGAGACCGTCGCCAACCTGCTGGACGACTTCTCGAACGGGCGGCTGCACGAGCCCTCCGCGCCCGCCCCGGAGGCCGTCGACGCCTTCCTCGCGGAGCGGAACGTCCGCTTCACGACGTGGGAGGGCTGGTACAAGCTCGACGCCGCCGAGAAGGCGCTGGGTGAGCCGCAGGGCCGCGAGCGCGTGAAGATCGTCGAGCGCGAGGACATGCTGCGGGCCAGCGAAGCGTAG
- a CDS encoding aldo/keto reductase — translation MEERAFGRSGQHASVVGLGTWQLGADWGDVDDKEALAVLEAAAESGVTFFDTADVYGDGRSEQTIATFLRSRPDLHVFVATKMGRRVDQIPENYVLDNFRAWNDRSRRNLGVDRLDLVQLHCPPTPVYSSDEVFDALDTLVAEERVAAYGVSVETCAEALTAISRPNVASVQIILNPFRMKPLLDVLPAAEKAGVAIIARVPLASGLLSGKYTKDTVFAENDHRTYNRHGESFDQGETFSGVDYGTGVEAAVELAALAPEGFTPAQLALRWIIQLPGVTTVIPGARTPEQARANAAAAALPTLSEETLTAIRELYDRRIKEQVEGRW, via the coding sequence ATGGAAGAACGCGCATTCGGTAGGTCGGGTCAGCACGCATCCGTGGTCGGTCTCGGCACCTGGCAGCTGGGCGCCGACTGGGGAGACGTCGACGACAAGGAAGCCCTGGCGGTGCTGGAGGCGGCGGCCGAGTCGGGGGTGACCTTCTTCGACACGGCCGACGTCTACGGCGACGGGCGCAGCGAGCAGACCATCGCCACGTTCCTGCGGAGCAGGCCCGACCTCCATGTGTTCGTCGCGACGAAGATGGGCCGTCGCGTGGACCAGATCCCCGAGAACTACGTCCTCGACAACTTCCGGGCCTGGAACGACCGGTCCCGCCGCAATCTCGGCGTGGACCGTCTCGACCTGGTCCAGCTGCACTGCCCGCCCACGCCCGTCTACTCCTCGGACGAGGTGTTCGACGCCCTGGACACCCTGGTCGCGGAGGAGCGCGTCGCCGCCTACGGCGTCAGCGTGGAGACGTGCGCCGAGGCGCTGACGGCGATCTCCCGGCCGAATGTGGCGAGCGTGCAGATCATCCTCAACCCGTTCCGTATGAAGCCGCTCCTGGACGTCCTCCCGGCGGCCGAGAAGGCGGGGGTCGCGATCATCGCCCGTGTTCCGCTGGCGTCGGGTCTGCTCTCGGGCAAGTACACGAAGGACACGGTCTTCGCCGAGAACGACCACCGCACGTACAACCGGCACGGCGAGTCCTTCGACCAGGGCGAGACCTTCTCCGGCGTCGACTACGGGACGGGGGTCGAGGCGGCCGTCGAGCTCGCCGCACTCGCTCCCGAGGGCTTCACTCCGGCCCAGCTGGCGCTGCGCTGGATCATCCAGCTGCCGGGTGTCACGACCGTCATCCCCGGGGCCCGCACCCCGGAGCAGGCTCGCGCCAACGCGGCCGCCGCCGCGCTGCCGACGCTGTCCGAGGAGACGCTCACCGCGATCCGGGAGCTGTACGACCGACGGATCAAAGAGCAGGTGGAAGGCCGCTGGTAG
- a CDS encoding STM4015 family protein, with translation MTIGSHLEEFHDLPVHRFPKSVKGPEGAAHLPAPESVAWSIAVDSYDSEEAWEDAFARFLASVDTTKVRALVVGAWSDAYDNGPEDLIEALVAAEDRLPALRALFLGDIVMEECEISWINQGDVSPLLNAFTALEEFGVRGGQGLVFPAVRHERLRTLTIETGGMPVDAVRGVAESDLPALVHLDLWLGTSEYGGDSEVADLAPILAGTRLPALKHLALRNSEMQDDICAALASAPVVARLDVLDVSMGVLTDDGATALLTGQPLTHLTTLDLHHNYLSPAMSDRLRDSLEAEGVQVDVDADDAESDEEEDGTVWRFVAVGE, from the coding sequence ATGACCATCGGGAGCCATCTGGAGGAGTTCCACGACCTGCCGGTCCACCGCTTCCCCAAGTCGGTGAAGGGCCCGGAGGGCGCCGCGCACCTGCCCGCCCCCGAGTCGGTGGCCTGGAGCATCGCCGTGGACTCGTACGACAGCGAGGAGGCGTGGGAGGACGCGTTCGCCCGGTTCCTCGCCTCCGTCGACACCACCAAGGTGCGGGCGCTGGTCGTGGGTGCCTGGAGCGACGCGTACGACAACGGCCCCGAGGACCTGATCGAGGCCCTGGTGGCGGCGGAGGACCGGCTGCCCGCGCTGCGCGCGCTGTTCCTCGGCGACATCGTGATGGAGGAGTGCGAGATCTCCTGGATCAACCAGGGCGATGTGAGCCCGCTGCTGAACGCCTTCACCGCACTGGAGGAGTTCGGCGTGCGCGGCGGCCAGGGGCTCGTCTTCCCCGCCGTGCGTCACGAGCGGCTGCGGACGCTGACGATCGAGACCGGCGGCATGCCCGTCGACGCGGTCCGGGGTGTCGCGGAGAGCGACCTGCCGGCCCTCGTCCATCTCGACCTGTGGCTGGGAACCTCCGAGTACGGCGGCGACTCCGAGGTGGCGGACCTGGCGCCGATCCTCGCGGGCACCCGGCTGCCGGCCCTCAAGCACCTGGCGCTGCGCAACAGCGAGATGCAGGACGACATCTGTGCGGCGCTCGCCTCCGCCCCGGTGGTGGCCCGTCTCGACGTCCTCGACGTGTCGATGGGTGTCCTCACCGACGACGGCGCGACCGCGCTGCTCACGGGCCAGCCGCTCACCCACCTCACCACGCTGGACCTGCACCACAACTACCTCAGCCCGGCGATGAGCGACCGTCTCCGGGACTCCCTGGAGGCCGAGGGGGTCCAGGTCGACGTCGACGCCGACGACGCCGAGTCGGACGAGGAGGAGGACGGCACGGTCTGGCGCTTCGTCGCGGTCGGCGAGTGA
- a CDS encoding STM4014 family protein: MSGRTGTAGAAGAGPGPYRWVVVGNGENRRVGLFLAAAEAAGAGTPRVVEWRDVLRDGGHEFAADEIVRLDSPGENAEVDRLLRGVDDPTRVEGSATWYARFLAAVGSLRGGVRLDDPADLAVLFDKRLCHARLDAAGVQVPPSPTSGDALPVRGWDDVRAAMREHGMPRVFVKPAHGSSASGVLAVESAINGRIRATTSVEVAADGRSHIPPRLHNSLRVRRYTDEREIAGIVDALAVDGLHIERWLPKASAHGRSADLRVVVVAGRATHAVVRTSRFPMTNLHLGGARGDLASVVDAAGDRWRQALDICERAAACFPDTLCVGVDLLPAIGWRRFAVGEVNAFGDLLPRLTGLPGGPAEGLDTYAAQLAAVRSATLPAPSHHPQARKDHAPL; encoded by the coding sequence GTGTCCGGTCGGACCGGAACAGCGGGTGCGGCGGGTGCGGGGCCCGGCCCGTACAGGTGGGTGGTCGTCGGGAACGGGGAGAACCGGCGGGTCGGGCTGTTCCTCGCGGCGGCCGAGGCGGCCGGTGCCGGCACGCCGCGTGTCGTCGAGTGGCGGGACGTGCTGCGCGACGGCGGCCACGAGTTCGCCGCCGACGAGATCGTACGGCTGGACTCGCCGGGCGAGAACGCCGAGGTGGACCGGCTGCTGCGGGGTGTCGACGATCCGACGCGGGTGGAGGGCTCGGCCACCTGGTACGCCCGGTTCCTGGCCGCCGTGGGCTCGTTGCGGGGCGGGGTGCGGCTGGACGATCCGGCGGATCTGGCGGTGCTGTTCGACAAGCGGCTGTGCCATGCCCGGCTCGACGCGGCGGGGGTGCAGGTGCCCCCGTCGCCCACCTCGGGCGACGCGCTGCCGGTGCGCGGCTGGGACGACGTACGGGCGGCGATGCGGGAGCACGGCATGCCGCGCGTCTTCGTGAAGCCGGCCCACGGGTCCTCCGCGTCCGGTGTGCTGGCCGTCGAGTCGGCGATCAACGGGCGGATCAGGGCCACCACCTCGGTGGAGGTGGCCGCCGACGGGCGGTCGCACATCCCGCCGCGGCTGCACAACTCGCTGCGGGTCCGGCGCTACACGGACGAGCGGGAGATCGCCGGCATCGTCGACGCCCTCGCGGTCGACGGTCTGCACATCGAACGCTGGCTGCCGAAGGCGTCCGCGCACGGCAGGTCCGCCGACCTGCGGGTCGTGGTCGTGGCGGGCCGGGCCACGCACGCGGTCGTCCGCACCAGCCGTTTCCCCATGACCAATCTCCATCTCGGCGGGGCTCGGGGCGATCTGGCCTCGGTGGTCGACGCGGCGGGCGACCGCTGGCGGCAGGCGCTCGACATCTGCGAGCGGGCCGCCGCCTGCTTCCCGGACACGCTGTGCGTCGGGGTGGACCTGCTGCCGGCGATCGGCTGGCGCCGGTTCGCCGTCGGCGAGGTCAACGCGTTCGGCGATCTGCTGCCCCGGCTGACCGGACTGCCGGGCGGCCCGGCGGAGGGCCTGGACACCTATGCGGCGCAGCTCGCGGCGGTGCGGAGCGCGACGCTCCCGGCGCCCTCGCACCACCCCCAGGCAAGGAAGGACCATGCACCCCTCTGA
- a CDS encoding DUF6745 domain-containing protein, translating to MTEQASWRAVAAATGAGDRPRAEAGVRLAYRRAGLREPERIVWARSPLEAVRLLSGTPAEDGEALPPTGASVRDAVRNRAVAAARDRLHTLLGPTGWSDHWRATGADLWETTQPLIDRVRTGIVEALALADRKEETRIRLLLLDAVLGQHDVAWLCAFDAAPGLDGLTEVARTAGWWWPYENVAVVAERPVELHRDEAGRLDRGDGPALAYADGFALHAWRGLPVPGEFLDRLDSLTPERIRAEENAELRRVMLEYYGYDRYLEQSGAQPVHRDETGVLWRTALPGDEDVVMVEVVNSTPEPDGTSRTYWLRVPPTTTTAREGVAWTFGLSAEAYEPLRQT from the coding sequence GTGACGGAACAGGCGAGTTGGCGGGCGGTGGCGGCGGCCACCGGAGCGGGTGACCGGCCGCGGGCCGAGGCGGGCGTACGGCTCGCCTACCGGCGGGCGGGGCTGCGGGAGCCCGAGCGGATCGTGTGGGCCCGCTCGCCCCTGGAGGCGGTACGCCTGTTGTCGGGAACACCGGCGGAGGACGGCGAGGCGCTGCCGCCGACCGGGGCGAGCGTCCGCGACGCCGTCCGCAACAGAGCCGTCGCCGCCGCACGGGACCGGCTGCACACCCTGCTGGGCCCCACCGGCTGGAGTGACCACTGGCGTGCGACGGGCGCCGACCTCTGGGAGACGACCCAGCCGCTCATCGACCGCGTCCGCACCGGCATCGTCGAAGCCCTGGCCCTCGCCGACCGCAAGGAGGAGACCCGTATCCGGCTCCTCCTCCTGGACGCGGTCCTGGGCCAGCACGACGTGGCCTGGCTGTGCGCCTTCGACGCCGCCCCCGGTCTCGACGGGCTCACCGAGGTGGCCCGCACGGCGGGCTGGTGGTGGCCGTACGAGAACGTCGCTGTCGTCGCCGAACGGCCCGTGGAACTGCACCGCGACGAGGCGGGCCGCCTCGACCGCGGCGACGGGCCCGCGCTCGCCTACGCCGACGGCTTCGCCCTGCACGCCTGGCGCGGGCTGCCCGTGCCAGGCGAATTCCTCGACCGCCTGGACTCGTTGACCCCCGAGCGGATCCGGGCGGAGGAGAACGCCGAGCTGCGCCGCGTGATGCTCGAGTACTACGGCTACGACCGCTACCTGGAGCAGTCCGGAGCGCAGCCGGTGCACCGCGACGAGACGGGGGTGCTGTGGCGGACAGCCCTGCCCGGCGACGAGGACGTGGTGATGGTGGAGGTCGTCAACTCCACACCGGAGCCGGACGGCACGAGCCGCACCTACTGGCTGCGGGTGCCGCCCACGACGACCACGGCCCGGGAGGGAGTGGCCTGGACGTTCGGCCTGAGCGCCGAGGCGTACGAGCCGCTGCGGCAGACCTGA
- a CDS encoding DUF1152 domain-containing protein — protein sequence MFSLRQPAFFTRLRDARRVLIAGAGGGFDVYAGLPLALALRSAGKEVHLANLSFADLYGLSLDVWLEQDVAAIGPDTTFRGDYFPERALAQWLALHRLPSTVYALSRTGVAPLRAAYRALLGHLGGVDAVVLVDGGTDILMRGDEHGLGTPEEDMASLGAVTGLDEVPDRLVACLGFGVDSYHGVNHSLVLENLAALDRDGAYLGAFSLPRDSREGALYLDAVAHAQHCTPDHPSIVNGSVAAAVRGEFGDVRFTDRTRNSELFVNPLMALYFCVDAVGLARRNLYLDRLEKTELTRQISSVIAEFRDELPRQRQPRAFPH from the coding sequence GTGTTCTCACTCCGACAACCCGCGTTCTTCACGCGGCTGCGCGACGCGCGGCGCGTACTCATAGCCGGTGCCGGTGGCGGTTTCGACGTCTACGCCGGTCTGCCGCTGGCCCTCGCCCTGCGTTCGGCGGGCAAGGAGGTCCATCTCGCGAACCTCTCCTTCGCCGATCTGTACGGCCTGAGCCTGGACGTGTGGCTGGAACAGGACGTCGCGGCCATCGGTCCCGACACCACGTTCCGGGGCGACTACTTCCCCGAGCGCGCCCTCGCCCAGTGGCTGGCCCTGCACCGGCTGCCCAGCACGGTGTACGCGCTCTCCCGTACGGGTGTGGCGCCGCTGCGGGCCGCGTATCGTGCGCTCCTCGGCCATCTGGGCGGGGTGGACGCCGTCGTGCTGGTGGACGGCGGCACCGACATCCTGATGCGCGGCGACGAGCACGGGCTCGGGACGCCGGAGGAGGACATGGCGAGTCTGGGGGCTGTCACCGGTCTCGACGAGGTCCCGGACCGGCTGGTGGCGTGCCTCGGCTTCGGCGTGGACTCCTACCACGGGGTCAACCACTCGCTGGTCCTGGAGAACCTGGCCGCGCTGGACCGCGACGGCGCCTACCTCGGCGCGTTCTCGCTGCCGCGCGACAGCCGTGAGGGGGCCCTGTACCTGGACGCGGTGGCCCACGCCCAGCACTGCACGCCCGACCACCCGAGCATCGTGAACGGGTCGGTCGCGGCGGCCGTTCGCGGCGAGTTCGGCGACGTCCGGTTCACCGACCGGACCCGGAACAGCGAACTGTTCGTCAACCCGCTGATGGCGCTGTACTTCTGTGTGGACGCGGTCGGGCTCGCCCGCCGCAACCTCTATCTCGACCGGCTGGAGAAGACCGAGCTCACCCGGCAGATCAGCTCGGTCATCGCGGAGTTCCGCGACGAACTGCCCCGGCAGCGCCAGCCACGCGCCTTCCCGCATTGA